The DNA region ATTTCAGCCACTCCACACGCACCGAATCACCTTCCACAAACGGACAATCGACGAGCAGGTGCGCCTCGATGCGCGGCTGATTGCTGCGCTCCACCGTCGGGCGCAGTCCGTAATTCGCCACCGCCGGCAAAAACGCATCCTTCGATTTAGGTCCGCTCACGCGCACCGCATACACGCCGAAACGCGGACGCAACGCCGGCTCCCACGCTATGTTCAACGTCGGAAACCCGATCGTGCGCCCCAGCCGTTTCCCCGCCGCGACCACGCCATCAGCGAAGTACGTGTAACCGAATAACTCATTCGCCTCTTCGATCCTGCCCGCCTCCAGACAGGCGCGGATGCGCGTGCTGCTGATCGGCTCGCCATTGTGATTGATGCGCTGCGCGCTCACCACGCCGATATGCTGCTTCTTCCCCTCCGCCACCAGCATCGCGATATCACCGCGTCGTCCCTGACCAAAGCGCCAGTTCTCACCAACGTACACCGTGCTCAACGTCGGGAGCTTTTTCTTGAGATACGGCAGCACCCACTCCGCCTCAATGGCCGCAAACTGCGGCGTGAACGGCTGCGTGATCACCAAGTCCACGCCCGTCTCGCCCAGCAGCCGCGCGCGCAACTCCGGTCCTGCGATCAGCCGCGTGGCCTTCTCCGGATTGAACAACGCGCTCGGGTGCGGCCAGAACGTGAGCACGCCCGCCAGCCCGCCGCTGCGGCGTGCAGACTGGATCGCCGCGTCGATCACCGCGCGATGGCCGAGATGCACGCCGTCGAACATGCCGATGGCCAGATGCAACGGGCGCGCGGGCAACTGCGCGTGATCTAATCCATCGATCTGCCGGGCGGTGTTCACAGCGCGAAGGTCGGAACCGCGTCACGCACCGGCACGAGCCGTCGCTCCAGCTCAGGAGTGGAAAAAGCCTGGATCTGCTCCAGCGTCAGACATTGCGAGATCGTGAACTTGCCCGTCGCCGTGCGCCGCAACGACGAGAGATGCGCGCCGCAGCCAATCTTCTGGCCCAGATCATGCGCCACCGTGCGCACATAGGTGCCCTTCGTACAGCGGAGCACGAAGTCGATTTCCGGCGAAGCGAAACGCGTCATATCGAATGACGACACGCGGACGAAACGCGGCTCGCGTTCCACTTCCTCGCCTTTGCGCGCCTGTTTATAGAGCGGTACGCCATCGATCTTGATCGCGGAAAACATCGGCGGGAGCTGGTACTGATCGCCCACAAACGTGGCCATGAATGCCTTCGCTTCCGCCTCCGTCAGTGGCGGCACCGGCCGCGTCTCCAGCACTTCGCCCTCGGCATCCTGCGTGTTGGTCACGCTGCCGAGCTTGATCGTGCCAATGTACTCCTTGTCCAGGCTCATCAGGTACTGCGACGCCTTGGTCGCTTTGCCGAGCAGCACGACAAGTACACCCGTCGCCATCGGATCGAGAGTGCCCGCATGGCCGATACGGCGCATCTTCAGAATGCCGCGAAGACGAGCGATGACGTCATGCGACGTGTGATCGGTGGGTTTATCGACGAGGAGCACGCCCTCGAGTTCTTTAGGCTGAACGAGCATCGGGAAAAATCAGGAAGCGGACTTTGCAGTTTTCGAAACGTTCGCGATCTGCGCCGCGAGTGCGCCGAGGAGCTTCGGGCGGAACTCCGCCACCGGAATATTTTTAAGATTAAGCCCCGCCGCGCAGGCATGGCCGCCACCGCCGAATTGGGCGGCGACTTGATCGACGCGGTAGATCGGGTTCTTGCAGCGCAAACTCGCCTTGATCGCGCCTGAGCGTTCCTCGATGAGCACGCCGATCTCCACGCCATCGATGGCGCGCGCATAATCCACGAGCCCTTCGGTGTCTTCGACGCTCGTCCCCGTCTCTTGAAAAATACCGTCGGGCAGCGATCCGGTGCAAACGAGCCCGCCACAATCGAGCGTGAGCGAGGCGAGAAACCGCTGAAGCAGCTGAAGTTTTCCGAGCGATTCGCGCTCGTAGATTTCACCGCCCGCTTCGGACGGACTCGCGCCAAGCGCGACGAGTTCGGCCGAGAGCAGAAACGTGCGATGCGTGGTGGAGTTGAAGCGAAACTGGCCGGTGTCCGTCATGATACCCGCGAAGAGCGCCTTCGCCGCGAGCGCATCGACCGGCAATTTGTTATCGGCAAAAATTCCCGCGAGAATCTCAGCGGCGGCGGCGGCACCGGCGTCGATGAAGTTGTGCTCGGCGTAGCCGTTATTCGAAAGATGGTGATCGATGTTCGCGAACGGCTTCGGGAAACGCTCGCGGGCTTTGTCACCCGCGCGACCGGCATCCGCGCAGTCGACCCACAACGATACCCAATCCTCAGTAGCCGGGACTTCATGCGGACGCACGAAACTCAAATCACCGACGAGATACTCCAATCGACGCGGCACCGGATCGGTGTTCACGCAGATCACCTCGTGCCCCAGCGCGCGTAGCACGCGCGCAAGCGAGACTTGTGAACCGATGCAGTCGCCATCGGGCCGGGCGTGGCCGACAACCGCGAGACGACGGCCTTTGAGCGCGGCGAGCGTCCGTGCGAATTCAGCGGAGAGCGCGGGAAAGTATTTCTCCACGATCAGGCATTCCCCTTTTTATCGTCAGCCTCCGGTGCAACGGCGGGCTTCGCTTTTTCCTTCGCATCGATCTCGTCCAGAATGCCGAGGATGCGGTTGCCGCGCGCCGTGGAAATATCGAGCTCGTAGGTAAACTTCGGCATGTGCTTCAGCACGATCGTGCGGCCGAGTTCGAAGCGGATTTCCTGAGAGTTCTTGCGCAGCCAGCGGAGTTTTTTCTCGGCCTCGTCGTCGCCACCGAGCACGGAGACATAGACTTTGGCTTCGAGCAGATCAGGCGTGACATCGATCGAGGCGATGGTGATCGCCAGGGACTCGGCCTGATAGCGCTTGCGGAGGATGCTGCTCATCTCGCGCTGGATGAGTTCGTTTACGCGAAGGGTGCGGTTGGACATGGCGGCGGGAGTTGAGGACTCAGGATTATTAAAAAAGGAACGGGCGCAACGCGGAGGCGCGGCGCCCGTGATCTCTCGTCCCGGGAATTAAATCGCGAAGACGGCGGAGGCTTAGAGCGAAGCGCGCACTTTTTGAATTTCAAGGCACTCAATGATATCGCCGGTCTGGTAACCGTTGAAATCGTCGAGCTTGATACCGCACTCGAGGCCGGCGCGGACTTCGTTGGCGTCGTCCTTGAAGCGCTTGAGCGTGGAGATCTTGCCTTCGTAAACGATCTCTTTGCCGCGGCGCAGACGCGCGGAGTTGTTGCGGGTGATCTTGCCTTCGGTGACGAGACAGCCGGCGACGAAGCCCTTGCCTTGCGGGAAGGTGGCGCGGATCTCGGCGGCGCCGAGCTTGATCTCCTTGAGATCGGGATCGAGCAGGTCGGCCATCATCTCTTTCACCTTGTCGGCGAGTTCGTAGATGATGCCGAAGGTCTCGATGCGGACGTTGTGATGCTTTGCCAGCGGCGTGACGCCATTCTCCAGCTTGGTGTTGAAACCGATGACGATCGCACCGCCTGTGCCGGCCATGAGCACGTCGTTTTTTGAGACAAGCCCGACGTCGGAGGAAACGACTTCGAGCGAGACCTTGGTGCTCTTGATTCCTTCGAGCACGTGGCGCACGGCTTCAGAAGAGCCGAAGACATCCGTCTTGAGGATTACCTTGAGCGTCTTCTGCTGTGTAGCGGCAATGTTGGCGAAGAGGCTTTCCACCGAGATCTGCTTCGGAGCGGCATCGCTCGTGGTCGTGATCTTCTTGAGGCGATGCTCCTCTTCTTCAGCCATCTTCTCGGCATCGCGGGCATTCTTCACGACCTTGAAGGACGCACCGCTGTCAGGCGCACCGGACCAGCCGATGACGCGAACCGGTGTGGCGGGCGGAGCCTCTTTGAGGTTCTTGCCTTGATCGTCGAACATCGCGCGGACGCGGGCCCATTGAGCGCCGCAGACGATCGCGTCGCCGACACGGAGCGTGCCGCGCTGGACGATGACGGTCGCGAGAGGACCGCGACCGACGTCGATCTGAGATTCGATAATCGCGCCGCTGGCCTCAGCCTTCGGGTTGGCCTTCAACTCGAGAACTTCGGATTGGAGAATGATCATCTCCAGAAGTTCGTCGATGCCGGTGCCCTTGATCGCGGAAACCGGAACGGTGACTGTTTCGCCACCCCAGTCTTCAGGGGCGATGTTGCGCTGCTGCATCTGGTTTTTGACCTGATCGAGGTTGGCACCTTTGACGTCCATCTTGTTGACGGCGACGATGAGCGCGAATTTCTCGGGCTGCTGCTCTTTCACGCCGAGCGCAATTTTCAGCGCTTCATCTGTCTGCGGCATGAAGCCGTCGTCGGCGGCGACCACAAGGATCGCAACGTCGGTGACGCTGGCGCCGCGGGAACGCATCTTGGTGAACGCGGCGTGGCCGGGCGTATCCAGGAAGGTGAGCTTCTTGCCTTTGAATTCGATCTGGTAGGCGCCGATGTGCTGCGTGATGCCGCCGGCTTCGCCCGAGGCGACGTTGGCTTTACGGATCGTGTCGAGCAGCGAGGTCTTTCCGTGGTCAACGTGGCCGAGGATGCAAATAACCGGAGGACGCGAGACGAGATTCTTAACCTCTTCTTCGTCGGGATTAGCCTTGGCCTTGGCCTGTTTTTCCTTGGCGGCCTGCTGCGTGGAGGCGTCGCCGCGGTGTTTGATCTCAAGCAGGAAGCCGTGTTTCTCTGCGACTTTGACGGCAACCGTCTCGTCGATGTTTTGATTCATCGACGCGAAAATCCCCATCTCCATGAGCTCGGAGATCAGCTTGAATGGCTTAAGGCCCAGAGCCGGGGCAAAGTCGCGGACGATGATCGGCGGCTTCAGGTGAATGGTTTTCACATCGCCCTGAACGGTGACGATCGGCGCGTTGGTCGCGCTGCTCGGAATCGCGGGAACGGCGCCGGGTGCGGAGACCGGGAGCGGCTTGGGCGCAGACGCGAAGGCCGGCGAGGAAGGAAACGGCGGTGGCGTAACCGGACTCGCGCTGCGCGCAGGAATCGGCGGTGGCGCGATCGGGCTCGGCGCGGATGAGCGTGGCGGGACCACGGCTGCGGGCGGTGAAACCGGGCGCGGAGCCGATACGGCGGCCGGCGCGGAGGGCGCTGGCTTCGGAGCAGAAATAGGTGCCGACACAAATGGAGGGGACGTCGGTGCTGGACGCGGCGCAAACGAGGTGGGGCCGGGCATCGGTGGGCGCGGTGGCGGGCTGGCTGGGCGCACGGGAGGCACCATGACCGAGGGAGCCGGTTTATTTTGTTTCGCTGCCGCTTCTTCCTTCTCGCGCACGATGTCCTGCGCGCTCTTCACCATGATTCCGGCGGGCTGCTTGGTGGTGAACACGGCAGGCGCGACACCCGAGGACACTTGATCGGCGACGGCCGATTCAACGGGCGCGGCAGCCGCAGGCGTTTCCGCCACGGGAGCGGGAGCACTCGCCGGCTTTTTGGCCGCGATGTACTTCTCGAACTCTTCCTCGTAGATCTTACTGACGGTGCTCGAGACCGACTTCGTGTCTGCGGCGACGAAGTTGAGCTCCTTGAGCAAGGTCAGCATGTCCTTGCCCTCCATATTGTGGCGTTTGGCGAGTTCGTGGATGCGGATGCTCATTCAGTCTTGGTAAGTAAAAGGATTCTTGGCGCGTGGAGAAGACAGGTTAGCGAACGATGCGAGCCAGCAGGGCCTGAGCCTCCTCCTCCGAGAAGCCAGCCTCCTGAAGATCGTTGAGCTCCACGCCTTCGAAGGCTGCGGGCGAATTGATGCCGATGCCGAAGAGACGTTCCGCAGTCGGGCGGTCGATGCCGAGAGTCGTGACCATCGATGACAGCGCCACTTCGCGCGGATCGCTGGAAACCACTTTCAACTCTTCCACTTCCAGGCGCCAGCCGAGCAGGCGCGAGGTGAGGCGGACATTTTTTCCACCTTTGCCGATGGCCACCGCGAGCTGATCCGGGATAACCTTCACAACAATGCGGTGATTTTTTTCGTCGAGGATGATGTCCTTCGGCTCGGCGGGTTTAAGCGCCTCCTTGGTCATCTCTTTGACGTCGGCGTAGTGCTTGATGATGTCGATTTTCTCACCGTTGAGCTCACGCACGATGGTCTTCACGCGAGCGCCACGGGCACCGACGCAAGCGCCGACGGGATCGACCTTCGGGTCTTTCGTGGAGACAGCGATCTTAGTACGGTAACCCGGTTCACGGGCAAAGGCCTCGATCTTGACGGTACCGTCAGAGATCTCGGTGACTTCGACTTCAAACAGGCGGCGGACAAATTTCGGGCTGGCTCGGCTGAGAATGATTTCAGGTCCGCGTGGCGACGAGTCGATCGACGTGAGCAAGCAGCGGATGCGATCACCAGCCTGGTATTCTTCACCGGGGACTTGTTCTTTGCCGGGAAGCAACGCCTCGGCTTTGCCGAGATCGACGAAGATGTCGTTGCGCTCTTTGCGACGCACGGTGCCGGTCACAATGTTGCCAACCATGTCCTTGAAGTCGTCGTAAATGCGGTCCTTCTCGAACTGCCGCAGCTTCTGCATCACTGCCTGACGCGCGGTCTGGGCGGCGATGCGGCCGAGCGTGGCGGGATCGATTTCTTTTTCGATCAGTTCACCCATCACAGCACCGGGCTTGAGCGACTGGGCTTTTTCGATGTGGATCTCCGCGCGTGGGTTGCTGACGGAATCGACGACCTTGAGAACCGACCAAGCCTTGAGCTGACCGTTCTTGGGGTTGATCTCGATTTTGATTTCCTGACCCGAGTTAACTCCCTTGAGCGCGGCAGTCTTGATCGCGTTGACGATCGCGGAAATCATGTCGGCACGACTGATCCCCTTCTCCTTCTCCATATACTCAAGGACGGATAGAATTTCGCTGCTCATAGGTGGATAAATTTAGGGAAAAAAAAAGCGGGCCAGAGGCCCACTTTCCGGAAAGTGAACGATGAATGAAAGGATCAAAATAGCTTCCGCCCGAAAAGCTTGTCAAGTCCTGCGCCCCTCTGCGCTATCGCCAAAATCCTGCTTTTTCTCCTCGGCGAGCAACCAACCGAGCAAACCTTGCGAGGAACCATGACACGCAGGCCAGTCGCGACCGCCGATGACGCGAAGTCCGCGCAGCAACGCGAGCCACTTCTCCGGAACGTCTCCGGAAAACCAATGACGCCACCACACGCCTATCTCGTCGGCCCGTGAATCATCGCGTGCGGCGAGCAGCGGCCAGAAACCATCGCAGATCAAAGTGTCCAAGCGTGAACCACCAACAACCTCCGCGCAGATCTCGTCCGCGAAACGGGTTCTCGATGCACGAAAGTCCCCGCGTTTACGGAGCTGGGCGGTGCAGGTCGGCGCGGAGGCTTTGTCGGCGAGCTTAGGCAGTTGGGCAAAAAGAGCGATCAAGCGTTCGGGCCATCCGGGGCGCGCACTCACCCACTCCGCATACTGCCGCAGCCGCGTACGCGGATGATTCGCTGGGCGCACGCCTTGGGCGCTCCAACGCCACGAGGCTTCAGGCTCGCTCAAAATCCCGAAAACGAATGCTTCACGGTCCGGAGCTGTCGTGAGTTTTACCCAAGTCTCCAGTGGATGAACCGCCGCCAACGCGAGCATCGGGGCGCGGTTCGCACGGTAGCCAAGAATCTCCAGCGCGGTGTGATGGCACGCGCCAGACCAGCCGAGCCGGTCGATGCGGGTCTTCGCATAATGGATTTTTTGCCGCCAACGTTCCCGCGAGTGCCGGTCCAACTCCTCACGCAACGCGGACTCGCTCAGCGCCGCCAGCGCCTCGTGCGCACGTGTCAGCGGATGATTTGCCAGCCGCTCCACCGCCGCATCAGCCGCGTACTCTTCGAGATCGTGATGCAGCAACGGTAATAAAACCAGCAGCGGGAGCTCACGTCCGCCGACGCCGGGCGTCACGCGTTCCGCACCGGGGAAAAGCACGACGTGGAGAACAACATTCGCGTACGCTGGATCGCTCGCGTGGCCGTGCGCGCGCCAGTCGGCCGCGTGGAGATGCAGTTCGACATCGCCCGTCGTCAGGGAATCGCCGATACGCAACCGGGCGCCCTTGAAGTCAGGGCCACCGAGCAGATTCCAGCGACCGGGATGCAGGATTTCGATGTGCCGGCCGTCAGCCGTCCGGAGTTCGCGCGCGTCGAATTCCCCGCGCAGCCAGATTTGTTGAAGGAGTTTTTCAGGAAAGGAGAACGCGCCGTAGAGTCCTTGGATCTCCGCCACGGCCATGCCCTCCCCGCCCCCGCCGGAAGTTTTTCTCATGATTTGGGACGCCGCCACTCCCGCTCATTCTCGCGGCGCAGTCCAGACACTTGTGTACGCTGTCGCTCGTCTGCGCGACCGATCTGCGCCAGCAGCTCATTCGAGGAAATCCCCGCCGCTCCCAGCGCTTCGATTGTCTGGCGCTCGGCGCGATCATCGGTCGCGACCAGACAGAGGGAAGCGTCCACCGAGTTTCCCACGAGTTGCTCGATCACATCATCGGCCGTCGTGCCGCTGGGTGTGTAAAGATGCGTGAACGTCGCGTGCCCCGACGGCCGCTCGATGACGAGTTCGCCGCCACGACCGTCGAACACGAGCGTCACCCGCAGCTGCTCAACATCGTGGAGCACACTCACACGTTGCGAGAGCGTGGCGCGCGCGGCATCTCGGTCACGTTTCAATAACGCCCGCAGCTCCGGCCACGCGTGCAGGCTATTCGATCCGTCGATGAGCAGATGTTTCTCAAAGGCCACGCAACACAGGATCGCCGATCAATTCGCGCAAAAGCAAACGACGAAAGCTTTCCTCCAGCTGTCATCCTCTGCGGCATCGGGCACTGTATTATAGGGAGTCACTGCCAGTTTGCGAAGCGCGTTTTTGCCGTGCCAAAGTAAGCGGATGTCCGCATCCGCTCTGCCGAAAATAGAACGCTCTCCTGCCGTTGAAGGCGCCGCGATGCACGTGCTGGTCGCACTCAGCTTTTCCCACCTGCTTAACGACATCATCCAGGCGCTGCTGCCATCGATCTATCCGCTGTTGAAAGACTCGTACGACCTCAGCTTCACCCAGATCGGTTTTCTAACATTCACCACTCAAGTCACCGCATCGCTGCTGCAACCGGTGGTCGGCGTATACACCGACAAACGTCCGCTGCCCTACTCTCTTCCCATCGGAATGAGCATAACGCTGATCGGCTTGGTGCTGCTTTCGCTGGCGGGAAGTTTTTCCATGCTGCTGATCGCATCTGCGCTGGTGGGCTTGGGCTCTGCTATCTTTCATCCCGAGGCGTCCCGGCTGGCGCGCATGGCTTCGGGCGGCCGACACGGGTTCGCTCAGTCGCTTTTTCAAGTGGGGGGAAACTTGGGGACTTCGCTCGGCCCACTCGCGGCCGCGTTTGTCGTGATGCCACGCGGACAGATTCACATGCTCTGGTTCACCGCGCTCGCGCTGCTAGGCATTGTGCTGCTTCACCGCGTCGGTAGCTGGTATCAACAACGCCTGACTTCTGCAAAACAGCGGGCAACC from Nibricoccus aquaticus includes:
- the ribF gene encoding riboflavin biosynthesis protein RibF, whose amino-acid sequence is MNTARQIDGLDHAQLPARPLHLAIGMFDGVHLGHRAVIDAAIQSARRSGGLAGVLTFWPHPSALFNPEKATRLIAGPELRARLLGETGVDLVITQPFTPQFAAIEAEWVLPYLKKKLPTLSTVYVGENWRFGQGRRGDIAMLVAEGKKQHIGVVSAQRINHNGEPISSTRIRACLEAGRIEEANELFGYTYFADGVVAAGKRLGRTIGFPTLNIAWEPALRPRFGVYAVRVSGPKSKDAFLPAVANYGLRPTVERSNQPRIEAHLLVDCPFVEGDSVRVEWLKFIRPETKFSSISGLTDQISKDRQEAAAFFGF
- the truB gene encoding tRNA pseudouridine(55) synthase TruB; amino-acid sequence: MLVQPKELEGVLLVDKPTDHTSHDVIARLRGILKMRRIGHAGTLDPMATGVLVVLLGKATKASQYLMSLDKEYIGTIKLGSVTNTQDAEGEVLETRPVPPLTEAEAKAFMATFVGDQYQLPPMFSAIKIDGVPLYKQARKGEEVEREPRFVRVSSFDMTRFASPEIDFVLRCTKGTYVRTVAHDLGQKIGCGAHLSSLRRTATGKFTISQCLTLEQIQAFSTPELERRLVPVRDAVPTFAL
- a CDS encoding DHH family phosphoesterase, which translates into the protein MEKYFPALSAEFARTLAALKGRRLAVVGHARPDGDCIGSQVSLARVLRALGHEVICVNTDPVPRRLEYLVGDLSFVRPHEVPATEDWVSLWVDCADAGRAGDKARERFPKPFANIDHHLSNNGYAEHNFIDAGAAAAAEILAGIFADNKLPVDALAAKALFAGIMTDTGQFRFNSTTHRTFLLSAELVALGASPSEAGGEIYERESLGKLQLLQRFLASLTLDCGGLVCTGSLPDGIFQETGTSVEDTEGLVDYARAIDGVEIGVLIEERSGAIKASLRCKNPIYRVDQVAAQFGGGGHACAAGLNLKNIPVAEFRPKLLGALAAQIANVSKTAKSAS
- the rbfA gene encoding 30S ribosome-binding factor RbfA, encoding MSNRTLRVNELIQREMSSILRKRYQAESLAITIASIDVTPDLLEAKVYVSVLGGDDEAEKKLRWLRKNSQEIRFELGRTIVLKHMPKFTYELDISTARGNRILGILDEIDAKEKAKPAVAPEADDKKGNA
- the infB gene encoding translation initiation factor IF-2, translating into MSIRIHELAKRHNMEGKDMLTLLKELNFVAADTKSVSSTVSKIYEEEFEKYIAAKKPASAPAPVAETPAAAAPVESAVADQVSSGVAPAVFTTKQPAGIMVKSAQDIVREKEEAAAKQNKPAPSVMVPPVRPASPPPRPPMPGPTSFAPRPAPTSPPFVSAPISAPKPAPSAPAAVSAPRPVSPPAAVVPPRSSAPSPIAPPPIPARSASPVTPPPFPSSPAFASAPKPLPVSAPGAVPAIPSSATNAPIVTVQGDVKTIHLKPPIIVRDFAPALGLKPFKLISELMEMGIFASMNQNIDETVAVKVAEKHGFLLEIKHRGDASTQQAAKEKQAKAKANPDEEEVKNLVSRPPVICILGHVDHGKTSLLDTIRKANVASGEAGGITQHIGAYQIEFKGKKLTFLDTPGHAAFTKMRSRGASVTDVAILVVAADDGFMPQTDEALKIALGVKEQQPEKFALIVAVNKMDVKGANLDQVKNQMQQRNIAPEDWGGETVTVPVSAIKGTGIDELLEMIILQSEVLELKANPKAEASGAIIESQIDVGRGPLATVIVQRGTLRVGDAIVCGAQWARVRAMFDDQGKNLKEAPPATPVRVIGWSGAPDSGASFKVVKNARDAEKMAEEEEHRLKKITTTSDAAPKQISVESLFANIAATQQKTLKVILKTDVFGSSEAVRHVLEGIKSTKVSLEVVSSDVGLVSKNDVLMAGTGGAIVIGFNTKLENGVTPLAKHHNVRIETFGIIYELADKVKEMMADLLDPDLKEIKLGAAEIRATFPQGKGFVAGCLVTEGKITRNNSARLRRGKEIVYEGKISTLKRFKDDANEVRAGLECGIKLDDFNGYQTGDIIECLEIQKVRASL
- the nusA gene encoding transcription termination factor NusA yields the protein MSSEILSVLEYMEKEKGISRADMISAIVNAIKTAALKGVNSGQEIKIEINPKNGQLKAWSVLKVVDSVSNPRAEIHIEKAQSLKPGAVMGELIEKEIDPATLGRIAAQTARQAVMQKLRQFEKDRIYDDFKDMVGNIVTGTVRRKERNDIFVDLGKAEALLPGKEQVPGEEYQAGDRIRCLLTSIDSSPRGPEIILSRASPKFVRRLFEVEVTEISDGTVKIEAFAREPGYRTKIAVSTKDPKVDPVGACVGARGARVKTIVRELNGEKIDIIKHYADVKEMTKEALKPAEPKDIILDEKNHRIVVKVIPDQLAVAIGKGGKNVRLTSRLLGWRLEVEELKVVSSDPREVALSSMVTTLGIDRPTAERLFGIGINSPAAFEGVELNDLQEAGFSEEEAQALLARIVR
- a CDS encoding DUF2851 family protein, producing MRKTSGGGGEGMAVAEIQGLYGAFSFPEKLLQQIWLRGEFDARELRTADGRHIEILHPGRWNLLGGPDFKGARLRIGDSLTTGDVELHLHAADWRAHGHASDPAYANVVLHVVLFPGAERVTPGVGGRELPLLVLLPLLHHDLEEYAADAAVERLANHPLTRAHEALAALSESALREELDRHSRERWRQKIHYAKTRIDRLGWSGACHHTALEILGYRANRAPMLALAAVHPLETWVKLTTAPDREAFVFGILSEPEASWRWSAQGVRPANHPRTRLRQYAEWVSARPGWPERLIALFAQLPKLADKASAPTCTAQLRKRGDFRASRTRFADEICAEVVGGSRLDTLICDGFWPLLAARDDSRADEIGVWWRHWFSGDVPEKWLALLRGLRVIGGRDWPACHGSSQGLLGWLLAEEKKQDFGDSAEGRRT
- a CDS encoding NYN domain-containing protein yields the protein MAFEKHLLIDGSNSLHAWPELRALLKRDRDAARATLSQRVSVLHDVEQLRVTLVFDGRGGELVIERPSGHATFTHLYTPSGTTADDVIEQLVGNSVDASLCLVATDDRAERQTIEALGAAGISSNELLAQIGRADERQRTQVSGLRRENEREWRRPKS
- a CDS encoding MFS transporter is translated as MSASALPKIERSPAVEGAAMHVLVALSFSHLLNDIIQALLPSIYPLLKDSYDLSFTQIGFLTFTTQVTASLLQPVVGVYTDKRPLPYSLPIGMSITLIGLVLLSLAGSFSMLLIASALVGLGSAIFHPEASRLARMASGGRHGFAQSLFQVGGNLGTSLGPLAAAFVVMPRGQIHMLWFTALALLGIVLLHRVGSWYQQRLTSAKQRATTSLSHRSAWPRRTVIQAIAVLIVLVFSKYVYLTSLTSYYTFYLIEKFQLTASQAQIYLFVFLFAVAAGTIIGGPVGDHFGRKWVIWISILGVAPFALWMPHTNLAGTVTLSVVIGVVLASAFSAILVYAQELVPGKVGLISGLFFGFAFGVAGIGSVALGKLADHTSIEHVFDVCSYLPLIGLLTVFLPDIERRRT